ACGCGGCGCCTGAATTCATAGCGGATGACGCAGGCGAGGGTGAGGGTGAAGGGTATCCACCAGATGATGTCGTTGAAGAATACCAGCATGAATGTCCGCGCGGGCCACTCGCCGGAAGAGACCGCAGAAATCCATCCCATCGGCCCGAAGAGCTTGCCCAGCAGGCCGAGCGCGACGAACGGCGTCGCGCGGTCGATGCGCCAGGCGGCGTACGCGTAACCGAGGCCAAAGACGCCCACCATCATCCCTATGCACTGCCAGAGCGCAGGGTAGGTCGGCTGCGGGAGCGCCATCAGGTCGAAGAACGATTCGGGCCACATGACGGTCCACACCGCGCACGCGGCGTTGTACAGCGCGGCGAGCGCAAGAGTCAGCCTCGCTCGTCGCTCCCTGGCCTTTGTGCGGTCCACCGGCGCCGCGCGTTCGATGGTGTTCATAACGCCATTATTCCAGATTCGGACACTCTCCGGATATCGTTGTGCGACGGTTTGCTCGGAAGTAGAATGCACGCGCAGCAGATAGCCACAGCAAACGGAGTCGGACCATCGAAGAGCGTGCGAAGGCGAAACCGGTCGACCGCCATCCCGCGGGCACATTTGCGAGGCTCCTGGAGATCTTCCTCGTCGCCACGCGCCTCGGCCTCACGTCCTTCGGCGGGCCCGTCGCCCACCTGGGTTACTTTCGCGAGGAATACGTCGCCCGCCGCAAGTGGCTGGGAGAGCAGGCGTACGCAGACATCGTTGCCCTCTGCCAGTTTCTTCCGGGACCGGCGAGCAGCCAGGTGGGAATGGCGATCGGCATCGTGCGGGCCGGCCATCTCGGCGGCATCGTCGCCTGGCTTGGATTCACGTGGCCATCCGCCGCGGCGATGATCGCATTCGCCTACGGCGTGTCCGCCATCGGAGATGTCAGCGACGCCGGCTGGCTCCACGGGCTGAAGGTGGTGGCCGTTGCCGTCGTGGCGCTCGCAGTGTGGGGGATGGCCCGCACGCTGTGCCCGGACCGGCCTCGAATTACGCTCGCGATTTCCGCGGCCGGGGCGCTCCTCTTCTTCAGCGGCGCTCTCGTCCAGATAGCCGTCATTGTCGCTGGAGGCCTCATCGGATGGCTGCTGCTCCGCCCTGGGCAGCCTGCAGCCGAGGCGCATGCGGTGACCCGCAAGGGCCGCTCCGCCGCTGCGCCGCTCTTCCTCGCCGCATTCCTGGTCCTGCTGGCTGCGCTCCCGCTGCTGCGGCAGGCGGCGGACTCGGAAGCGGCTTCCGCGGCGGATACTTTCTACCGCGTAGGGTCGCTCGTCTTCGGTGGCGGCCACGTCATCCTGCCCGTGATGGAGGCCGAGGTGGTAGGGGAGGGCGGCCTGCTGACGCGCGACGAGTTTATCGCCGGCTACGGCGCGGCGCAGGCAGTCCCGGGCCCGCTGTTCACATTCGCGGGCTACGTGGGCGCGCTGCTGGACCTGGGCCTGCCCATGTGGGCCGGCGGCGTCTTCGCGGTAGTCGTGGTCTTCCTGCCGTCCTACTTGCTCGTCGCCAGCGCTCTCC
This genomic window from SAR202 cluster bacterium contains:
- the chrA gene encoding chromate efflux transporter encodes the protein MEIFLVATRLGLTSFGGPVAHLGYFREEYVARRKWLGEQAYADIVALCQFLPGPASSQVGMAIGIVRAGHLGGIVAWLGFTWPSAAAMIAFAYGVSAIGDVSDAGWLHGLKVVAVAVVALAVWGMARTLCPDRPRITLAISAAGALLFFSGALVQIAVIVAGGLIGWLLLRPGQPAAEAHAVTRKGRSAAAPLFLAAFLVLLAALPLLRQAADSEAASAADTFYRVGSLVFGGGHVILPVMEAEVVGEGGLLTRDEFIAGYGAAQAVPGPLFTFAGYVGALLDLGLPMWAGGVFAVVVVFLPSYLLVASALPIWDRLGAISGFRRALMGINAAVVGLLLAALYDPVWTSAIESAEDSALALATFALLAFWKLPPWLVVALSAAAGAALAALQA
- a CDS encoding alkyl hydroperoxide reductase, encoding MNTIERAAPVDRTKARERRARLTLALAALYNAACAVWTVMWPESFFDLMALPQPTYPALWQCIGMMVGVFGLGYAYAAWRIDRATPFVALGLLGKLFGPMGWISAVSSGEWPARTFMLVFFNDIIWWIPFTLTLACVIRYEFRRRV